One genomic region from Cucumis melo cultivar AY chromosome 9, USDA_Cmelo_AY_1.0, whole genome shotgun sequence encodes:
- the LOC103503384 gene encoding zinc finger protein JAGGED, whose translation MRSEGSPLDLNNLPEDYIRDGKQIIEDSSSGHRKKKSGLKEGKEESGKVYECRFCSLKFCKSQALGGHMNRHRQERETETLNRARQLVFSNDNLAAQPPPPPHLGCCHSMAPANYHTAGGSGSVGSDSTLPLRFPTRMFSGSSPGTLLPQPPPPPLPSSHQPYLYNSPTRPSSFPSYYPPPQASINDYYVGHVLGNPSQCSHQTVNYGSSPVESSSYTCIGAPVGHAAAGFGGRDGGGSGGRDGSQQQQRLDVPSSINRFQDGF comes from the exons AT GCGATCCGAGGGGAGTCCTTTAGACCTCAACAACTTACCTGAAGATTATATCAGAGATGGAAAACAGATTATTGAAGATAGCTCAAGTG GtcataggaaaaagaaaagtgggtTAAAGGAGGGAAAAGAGGAGTCGGGAAAGGTGTATGAATGCAGGTTTTGTTCACTCAAGTTCTGCAAATCTCAGGCTCTTGGTGGCCACATGAACCGCCACCGCCAAG AGAGAGAGACAGAGACACTGAATCGAGCTCGTCAGCTTGTTTTCAGTAACGATAACCTCGCCGCCCaacctcctcctcctcctcatTTAGG GTGCTGCCATTCAATGGCACCGGCAAACTACCACACTGCCGGCGGCAGTGGAAGCGTAGGAAGTGATTCAACGCTGCCTCTTAGATTCCCAACGAGAATGTTCTCTGGGTCGTCTCCAGGCACGCTTCTGCCACAGCCGCCCCCACCACCGCTACCTTCATCGCATCAGCCGTATCTATACAACTCACCGACGCGGCCGTCTAGTTTCCCTTCCTACTATCCTCCTCCACAAGCCTCGATCAACGACTACTACGTGGGACATGTCTTGGGGAACCCTTCTCAATGCAGCCATCAGACAGTGAACTACGGTTCTAGCCCGGTGGAGTCGAGTAGCTACACTTGCATCGGAGCTCCGGTAGGACATGCTGCAGCAGGGTTCGGTGGACGAGATGGTGGTGGGAGTGGCGGTAGAGATGGATCACAGCAGCAGCAGCGCTTGGACGTTCCTTCTTCGATCAATCGGTTTCAAGATGGATTCTAA